The following coding sequences lie in one Halorarum halophilum genomic window:
- a CDS encoding DUF7556 family protein gives MTRGRTESEVMASVDENSSEFVIADIAREDAWLSVEERDAPVLEQWC, from the coding sequence ATGACACGGGGTCGCACGGAGTCAGAGGTGATGGCGTCGGTCGACGAGAACAGTTCCGAGTTCGTCATCGCCGACATCGCACGGGAGGACGCGTGGCTCTCCGTCGAGGAGCGAGACGCGCCGGTGCTCGAACAGTGGTGCTAG
- a CDS encoding DUF7569 family protein — protein MADSCDACGDEVADALARIVRLSVDRSTVDEQRLCPGCFADWIERYETEMTSEAPVTVDGDGDIIVD, from the coding sequence ATGGCAGACTCCTGCGACGCGTGCGGCGACGAGGTGGCGGACGCGCTGGCGCGCATCGTCCGGCTCTCGGTCGACCGCTCGACGGTCGACGAGCAGCGGCTCTGTCCGGGATGCTTCGCCGACTGGATCGAGCGCTACGAGACCGAGATGACCAGCGAGGCGCCCGTCACCGTCGACGGGGACGGCGACATCATCGTCGACTAG
- a CDS encoding methyl-accepting chemotaxis protein: MTSLLSRVRRWFGAESDPIPDGGVAVESGADGDPALNSEEDETELTDEAELNVDDDMLLDGVGSAVFMLDADGRIAAWNRGIENLTGATSEEAIGHPHASEMFYPDGRRAQTLADKVLETPRSVHEEYDVDLEDEELSLYADTSVMTDQHGRERHIYFTAMPLYEGDELVAVVETVRDQTEQVRRQKAVEALVDELQRTIEQLVAGHLDARADYVDEEDCLDDRLLGVVGELNEMAESFESTAVGVDEQTGHLEESVEEAVDAAEDIARNVAEQNELLTEGVSEMQTFSASMEEVAATAEEVDTAAEQAREAASEGLDASEDAREATDDVTDIGEELVDSVTSLGDRMDDIESVVEVISDVAEQTNLLALNANIEAARAGKDGDGFAVVAEEVKTLADETRQHTEQITGSIEQLQSQTDSTVVAAEQSHQQIDHAADQIDDVLEAFDDIASSIDQAADGIAEVSRATDDQATTVEELTATIEDVRERSTETETAADRIVAATDQQTDAIEDLSERVRELKGQGAATDGGRDAASVEFRTDGGVTVEDAAIDADAEPVDAEWVDADHADENLGGFQFP; encoded by the coding sequence ATGACGTCGCTACTCAGTCGCGTTCGGCGCTGGTTCGGTGCCGAGAGCGACCCCATACCGGACGGAGGTGTCGCCGTCGAATCGGGGGCCGATGGGGACCCTGCGCTTAATTCGGAGGAGGACGAAACCGAACTGACCGACGAGGCCGAACTGAACGTCGACGACGACATGCTGCTCGACGGGGTCGGATCCGCGGTGTTCATGCTGGACGCAGACGGGCGGATCGCCGCCTGGAACCGGGGGATCGAGAACCTGACGGGCGCCACCAGCGAGGAGGCCATCGGCCACCCGCACGCGAGCGAGATGTTCTACCCGGACGGCCGCCGGGCGCAGACGCTCGCCGACAAGGTGCTCGAGACGCCCCGTTCCGTCCACGAGGAGTACGACGTCGACCTGGAGGACGAGGAACTCTCGCTGTACGCCGACACGAGCGTGATGACGGACCAGCACGGCCGGGAGCGGCACATCTACTTCACGGCGATGCCGCTGTACGAGGGCGACGAACTCGTCGCCGTCGTCGAGACGGTCCGCGACCAGACCGAGCAGGTGCGTCGACAGAAGGCCGTCGAGGCGCTGGTCGACGAACTCCAGCGGACGATCGAGCAGCTCGTCGCCGGGCACCTCGACGCCAGGGCGGACTACGTCGACGAGGAGGACTGCCTCGACGACCGCCTGCTCGGGGTCGTCGGCGAACTGAACGAGATGGCCGAGTCGTTCGAGTCGACCGCCGTCGGCGTCGACGAGCAGACCGGCCACCTGGAGGAGTCGGTCGAGGAGGCGGTCGACGCGGCCGAGGACATCGCCCGGAACGTCGCCGAGCAGAACGAACTACTCACCGAAGGTGTGAGCGAGATGCAGACGTTCTCCGCGTCGATGGAGGAGGTCGCCGCCACGGCGGAGGAGGTCGACACCGCGGCCGAGCAGGCGCGCGAGGCCGCGAGCGAGGGGCTCGACGCATCCGAGGACGCCAGGGAGGCGACCGACGACGTCACCGACATCGGCGAGGAACTGGTCGACTCGGTCACGAGCCTCGGCGACCGGATGGACGACATCGAGTCCGTCGTGGAGGTCATCTCCGACGTCGCGGAGCAGACGAACCTGCTCGCGCTGAACGCGAACATCGAGGCCGCGCGGGCCGGCAAGGACGGCGACGGCTTCGCGGTCGTCGCCGAGGAGGTCAAGACGCTCGCCGACGAGACCCGCCAGCACACCGAGCAGATCACGGGCAGCATCGAACAGCTCCAGAGCCAGACCGACTCGACCGTGGTGGCCGCGGAGCAGTCCCACCAGCAGATCGACCACGCGGCCGATCAGATCGACGACGTGCTGGAGGCGTTCGACGACATCGCCTCGTCCATCGACCAGGCGGCGGACGGCATCGCCGAGGTCTCCCGCGCGACCGACGACCAGGCGACGACGGTCGAGGAGCTGACCGCGACCATCGAGGACGTGCGCGAGCGCTCGACCGAGACGGAGACCGCGGCCGACCGCATCGTGGCCGCGACCGACCAGCAGACGGACGCCATCGAGGATCTGTCCGAACGGGTCCGCGAGCTGAAGGGACAGGGGGCCGCGACGGACGGCGGCCGCGACGCGGCCTCCGTGGAGTTCCGCACGGACGGCGGCGTGACGGTGGAGGACGCCGCGATCGACGCTGACGCGGAGCCTGTGGACGCGGAGTGGGTCGACGCGGACCATGCCGACGAGAACCTCGGCGGCTTTCAGTTCCCCTGA
- a CDS encoding NAD(P)/FAD-dependent oxidoreductase — translation MSDPDAVAVVGGGIVGSAVAYHLAREGVETTLFDRRDEGRATDAGAGIVAPATSSRTGSVPWFEFAVEAADHYPDLVAALEADGATDHGYVRADLLSVAVDADEVDPFERAKRRTERRAEEYGTPEPGTFEELSIDEARDLFPPLSDAERAMVYRDQARVDGRAFAAALRTAGESHGLAVEHADVTDIRTEDDGAGGTGDEAVTGVVADGDSRDFDAVVVAGGAWSGTFGDALGLEVPVEPQRGQIVHLAVDADTAGWPIVSPFRHKYMVSWPDGRVAVGATREDGTGFVPRATLEGLHDVYGEALRVADGLRDAEPVETRVGLRPVARDGLPILGPTPDVAGAFLATGHGPTGLTLGPYSGKVVADLVRGVDPDADLSAFDPARFR, via the coding sequence ATGAGCGACCCGGACGCCGTCGCCGTCGTGGGCGGCGGCATCGTCGGCTCGGCCGTGGCGTACCACCTCGCTCGCGAGGGCGTGGAGACGACCCTGTTCGATCGCCGGGACGAGGGGCGGGCGACAGACGCCGGCGCCGGCATCGTCGCCCCCGCGACCAGCAGTCGGACCGGCTCCGTGCCGTGGTTCGAGTTCGCCGTCGAGGCGGCCGACCACTACCCCGACCTCGTCGCCGCGCTGGAGGCCGACGGCGCGACCGACCACGGGTACGTCCGGGCCGACCTCCTGAGCGTCGCCGTCGACGCGGACGAGGTCGACCCGTTCGAACGGGCGAAGCGCCGGACGGAGCGACGCGCCGAGGAGTACGGCACCCCCGAACCGGGGACGTTCGAGGAGCTCTCCATCGACGAGGCCCGCGACCTGTTCCCCCCGCTGAGCGACGCCGAGCGCGCGATGGTGTACCGCGACCAGGCGCGGGTCGACGGGCGGGCCTTCGCGGCCGCGTTGCGGACCGCCGGTGAGTCCCACGGCCTCGCCGTAGAACACGCGGACGTGACCGATATCCGGACGGAAGACGACGGCGCCGGCGGCACTGGGGACGAAGCCGTCACGGGCGTCGTCGCCGACGGGGACTCCCGCGACTTCGACGCGGTCGTCGTCGCGGGCGGCGCGTGGTCCGGAACGTTCGGCGACGCGCTCGGGCTGGAGGTTCCGGTCGAACCACAGCGCGGACAGATTGTCCACCTCGCGGTCGACGCCGACACCGCGGGCTGGCCCATCGTCAGCCCGTTCCGACACAAGTACATGGTGTCCTGGCCGGACGGCCGCGTTGCCGTCGGGGCCACCCGCGAGGACGGCACCGGATTCGTGCCGCGCGCCACGCTCGAGGGCCTCCACGACGTGTACGGCGAGGCGCTCCGCGTCGCCGACGGTCTCCGGGACGCCGAGCCGGTCGAGACCAGGGTGGGCCTCCGGCCGGTCGCCCGCGACGGCCTCCCGATCCTCGGCCCGACGCCCGACGTGGCGGGCGCCTTCCTCGCGACCGGCCACGGACCGACCGGGCTCACGCTCGGCCCCTACAGCGGGAAGGTCGTCGCCGACCTCGTCCGGGGCGTCGACCCGGACGCGGACCTGTCGGCGTTCGACCCCGCGCGCTTTCGGTAG
- a CDS encoding CPBP family intramembrane glutamic endopeptidase, translating to MVLETRRLGVFLAVTFGVSWATAGAIYATGGLVDSPTVLGPLTLASVLLPTTYMFGPAVGNVVARVATGEGRANLLLSPDATGHLRTYAAMWFAPLVLTVLGAIVFFAAFPDTFDPSMRAFVDSLGAAGATDLDPTTLVLVQVVAAVTVAPLLNGLFAFGEEFGWRGYLLPKLLPLGARRAVLLHGVVWGVWHWPLIAMGYEYGFGYTGFPWTGFVVFLGFTLSLGIVFAWATLREGSVWPAAIGHGAVNAVAGLAALFVQGNPNPLLGPLPVGLLAMLPFAAIAVWLLLRSPTFAGNATLGT from the coding sequence GTGGTCCTCGAAACCCGCCGCCTCGGCGTCTTCCTGGCGGTCACGTTCGGAGTTTCCTGGGCGACTGCCGGGGCCATCTACGCCACCGGCGGCCTCGTCGACAGCCCGACAGTGCTCGGCCCACTCACGCTCGCGAGCGTCCTGCTCCCGACGACGTACATGTTCGGTCCGGCGGTCGGAAACGTCGTCGCGCGCGTCGCGACGGGCGAGGGTCGAGCGAACCTCCTGCTCTCGCCGGACGCGACGGGACATCTCCGGACGTACGCAGCGATGTGGTTCGCGCCCCTCGTCCTCACCGTCCTCGGTGCTATCGTCTTCTTCGCCGCCTTCCCCGACACGTTCGATCCGTCGATGCGCGCGTTCGTCGACTCGCTCGGTGCCGCCGGCGCGACCGACCTCGACCCGACGACGCTCGTCCTCGTCCAGGTCGTCGCCGCCGTCACGGTCGCCCCCCTGCTCAACGGCCTGTTCGCGTTCGGCGAGGAGTTCGGCTGGCGGGGCTACCTCCTCCCGAAACTGCTCCCGCTCGGCGCCCGCCGGGCGGTTCTCCTCCACGGAGTCGTCTGGGGCGTCTGGCACTGGCCGCTCATCGCGATGGGGTACGAGTACGGTTTCGGCTACACGGGGTTCCCGTGGACCGGGTTCGTCGTCTTCCTCGGCTTCACCCTCTCGCTCGGGATCGTCTTCGCGTGGGCGACGCTTCGGGAGGGGAGCGTCTGGCCGGCCGCGATCGGACACGGCGCGGTGAACGCCGTCGCGGGGCTCGCGGCGCTGTTCGTGCAGGGGAACCCGAACCCGTTGCTCGGGCCGCTCCCCGTCGGGCTGCTGGCGATGCTGCCGTTCGCCGCGATCGCGGTCTGGCTGCTGCTGCGCTCGCCGACGTTCGCTGGGAACGCGACGCTCGGCACGTAG
- a CDS encoding S9 family peptidase → MDRIQASDYHDIAKPSDPRVAPDGERVAFVRTVPEDDESYESTVYVAPTDGSEEPRRLTLVEGNDAEPRFSPSGDRLAFTSTRGKDDDTQQLWVLPLDGGEAEQVTDVVGGVSSIEWSPDGSRIAFVQAVTAEDREEGRDLEVPEEYDPEEPDPRVIDRTVFRSGQQYFDGKRSHVYVLDVESGDIDRLTDGDVDHSTPTWGDEGTLFYAAKDLGEDPDDNYRFSVVAHDTDEDDAERVHETTGFRMALTASGERVACLYTEPEQASLRPTELHVYDRAADEVYDVTADIDRGLGHEAAPQWGPEGETVYFSTPDEGASALWSAPGDASETPERLYRGGEVNGAHVGEDVVAITKSEWDHPGDVFVLVPGGDGGGVADGSEERRLSNLNAEYLDGVVLPEPEPVEFESERGPVEGWVLVPPEFDESEARSASEERTESAEPERYPMVAEIHGGPHAMWTTSGTMWHEFQTLAARGYVVFWSNPRGSTGFGEEYMSAIERDWGNVTLTDVLAGVEAVAGRDYVDEDEVFLTGGSFGGYMTSWTVGQTDYFRAAVSQRGVYDFTGFYGSTDGAYKLLEGDYDTTPWGEPEFLWEQSPVANAHEVTTPTLVLHSDQDFRTPANTAELFHRILRKQGTETRLVRYPREGHELSRSGEPAHIVDRIERMARWFDGYSSYHDAERALDRPENDGLSAGEDDEADADDGSGKNGDE, encoded by the coding sequence ATGGATCGAATCCAGGCGAGCGACTACCACGACATCGCCAAGCCGAGCGACCCCCGGGTCGCGCCGGACGGCGAACGGGTCGCGTTCGTGCGGACCGTCCCCGAGGACGACGAGTCCTACGAGTCGACGGTGTACGTCGCGCCGACCGACGGGAGCGAGGAGCCCCGGCGGCTCACCCTCGTCGAGGGGAACGACGCCGAACCGCGGTTCTCGCCCTCCGGCGATCGGCTCGCGTTCACCTCCACGCGCGGGAAAGACGACGACACACAGCAGCTCTGGGTGCTCCCGCTGGACGGCGGCGAGGCCGAGCAGGTCACCGACGTGGTCGGCGGCGTTTCGAGCATCGAGTGGAGCCCGGACGGGAGCCGGATCGCGTTCGTCCAGGCGGTCACGGCCGAGGACCGCGAGGAGGGGCGCGACCTCGAGGTGCCCGAGGAGTACGACCCCGAGGAACCGGACCCGCGCGTCATCGACCGCACCGTGTTCCGCTCCGGGCAGCAGTACTTCGACGGGAAGCGATCGCACGTCTACGTGCTCGACGTCGAATCGGGCGACATCGACCGGCTCACCGACGGCGACGTCGACCACTCGACGCCGACGTGGGGAGACGAGGGGACCCTGTTCTACGCCGCGAAGGACCTCGGCGAGGACCCGGACGACAACTACCGGTTCAGCGTCGTCGCTCACGACACGGACGAGGACGACGCCGAGCGCGTCCACGAGACGACGGGCTTCAGGATGGCCCTCACCGCCAGCGGCGAGCGCGTCGCCTGCCTCTACACCGAACCGGAACAGGCGTCCCTCAGGCCGACCGAACTCCACGTCTACGACCGCGCGGCCGACGAGGTGTACGACGTCACGGCCGACATCGATCGTGGCCTCGGTCACGAGGCGGCACCGCAGTGGGGCCCGGAGGGCGAGACGGTGTACTTCTCGACGCCGGACGAGGGGGCTAGCGCGCTCTGGTCGGCACCCGGCGACGCGAGCGAGACCCCGGAGCGACTCTACCGCGGCGGGGAGGTCAACGGCGCGCACGTGGGGGAGGATGTGGTGGCGATCACGAAGTCCGAGTGGGACCACCCCGGCGACGTCTTCGTACTCGTCCCCGGGGGAGACGGAGGCGGCGTAGCCGACGGGAGCGAGGAGCGTCGGCTGTCGAACCTGAACGCCGAGTACCTCGACGGCGTGGTGCTTCCGGAGCCGGAACCCGTCGAGTTCGAGTCCGAACGGGGTCCCGTCGAAGGGTGGGTTCTGGTGCCGCCGGAGTTCGACGAGAGCGAGGCACGAAGCGCCTCGGAGGAGCGGACGGAGTCCGCGGAACCGGAGCGGTATCCGATGGTCGCGGAGATCCACGGCGGCCCGCACGCGATGTGGACCACCTCGGGGACGATGTGGCACGAGTTCCAGACGCTCGCCGCGCGCGGCTACGTCGTCTTCTGGTCGAACCCCCGCGGCTCGACCGGCTTCGGCGAGGAGTACATGAGCGCCATCGAGCGCGACTGGGGGAACGTCACCCTCACCGACGTGCTGGCCGGGGTCGAGGCGGTCGCCGGGCGTGACTACGTCGACGAGGACGAGGTCTTCCTCACCGGCGGCTCGTTCGGCGGCTACATGACCTCGTGGACGGTCGGGCAGACCGACTACTTCCGCGCGGCCGTCTCCCAGCGCGGCGTCTACGACTTCACCGGCTTCTACGGCTCGACCGACGGCGCGTACAAGCTCCTAGAGGGCGACTACGACACGACGCCGTGGGGGGAGCCGGAGTTCCTCTGGGAGCAGTCGCCGGTCGCGAACGCGCACGAGGTGACGACGCCGACGCTCGTACTCCACTCCGATCAGGACTTCCGGACGCCGGCGAACACGGCCGAACTGTTCCACCGAATCCTCCGCAAGCAGGGGACGGAGACGCGGCTCGTCAGGTACCCGCGCGAGGGGCACGAGCTGTCCCGGTCCGGCGAACCGGCTCACATCGTGGACCGCATCGAGCGCATGGCGCGCTGGTTCGACGGCTACTCGTCGTACCACGACGCGGAGCGGGCGCTCGACCGGCCGGAGAACGACGGGCTGAGCGCCGGCGAGGACGACGAGGCGGACGCGGACGACGGGAGCGGGAAGAACGGCGACGAGTAG
- the mdh gene encoding malate dehydrogenase, whose amino-acid sequence MTKVSIIGAAGTVGAAAGYNLALRDIVDELVFVDIPDQRETTVGQAADTNHGIAYDSNTTVVQGEYEDTAGSDVVVITAGIPRQPGQTRIDLAGDNAPIMEDIGSSLAEHNDDFVSITTSNPVDLLNRHLYEAGDRDRHKVIGFGGRLDSARFRYVLSDRFDTQVKNVEATILGEHGDAQVPVFSKVRIDGRDPEFSGDEKEEILGDLQESAMDVIERKGATQWGPATGVAHMVEAVLYDTGEVLPGSLKLDGEFGHEDTAFGVPVKLGSNGVEEVVEWDLDDYEVDLMDEAAGKLSDQYEKIA is encoded by the coding sequence ATGACGAAGGTTAGCATCATCGGCGCGGCAGGGACCGTGGGAGCCGCGGCCGGCTACAACCTCGCGCTTCGGGACATCGTCGACGAGCTCGTGTTCGTCGACATCCCGGACCAGCGGGAGACGACGGTGGGACAGGCGGCGGACACGAACCACGGCATCGCCTACGACTCGAACACCACGGTCGTCCAGGGCGAGTACGAGGACACCGCCGGCTCCGACGTGGTCGTCATCACGGCGGGTATCCCGCGCCAGCCCGGCCAGACGCGCATCGACCTCGCGGGCGACAACGCGCCCATCATGGAGGACATCGGCTCGTCGCTCGCCGAGCACAACGACGACTTCGTCTCCATCACGACCTCGAACCCGGTCGACCTGCTGAACCGCCACCTGTACGAGGCGGGCGACCGCGACCGGCACAAAGTGATCGGCTTCGGCGGCCGGCTCGACTCCGCCCGGTTCCGCTACGTCCTCTCGGACCGCTTCGACACGCAGGTCAAGAACGTCGAGGCGACCATCCTCGGCGAGCACGGCGACGCGCAGGTACCCGTCTTCTCGAAGGTCCGGATCGACGGCCGCGACCCCGAGTTCTCCGGCGACGAGAAGGAGGAGATCCTCGGCGACCTGCAGGAGTCCGCGATGGACGTCATCGAGCGCAAGGGTGCGACCCAGTGGGGCCCGGCGACGGGCGTCGCCCACATGGTCGAGGCCGTGCTCTACGACACCGGCGAGGTGCTCCCGGGGTCGCTCAAACTGGACGGCGAGTTCGGACACGAGGACACCGCGTTCGGCGTGCCGGTCAAACTCGGTTCGAACGGCGTCGAGGAGGTCGTCGAGTGGGACCTGGACGACTACGAGGTCGACCTGATGGACGAGGCGGCCGGGAAGCTCTCCGACCAGTACGAGAAGATCGCGTAG
- the upp gene encoding uracil phosphoribosyltransferase has protein sequence MPIEERGDAHLITHALAKDTLSRLRDVETSQVGFRKGLVKLGRICGYEIIDGAMETEFVSIRTPLAETTGERVKRLDDVVIVNVLRAATPFVEGLLKAFPRAKQGVISAGRDEEAGMGENGTFPISIDYTKLPEITETDTVIVADPMLATGSTMCAVLEHVLDQGPEPEHLFVLSAVSAPDGLVRVGDQFPEADLLTVSIDDHLNEEGFIVPGLGDAGDRAFRTK, from the coding sequence ATGCCAATCGAGGAACGGGGCGACGCGCATCTCATCACCCACGCGCTCGCCAAGGACACTCTCTCGCGACTCCGCGACGTCGAAACGTCTCAGGTCGGGTTCCGCAAGGGGCTCGTGAAACTCGGCCGCATCTGCGGCTACGAGATCATCGACGGCGCGATGGAGACGGAGTTCGTCTCGATCCGGACCCCGCTGGCCGAGACGACCGGCGAGCGGGTGAAGCGGCTCGACGACGTGGTCATCGTGAACGTCCTGCGCGCCGCGACGCCGTTCGTCGAGGGGCTACTGAAGGCGTTCCCCCGCGCCAAGCAGGGCGTCATCTCCGCCGGCCGGGACGAGGAGGCCGGCATGGGCGAGAACGGCACCTTCCCCATCAGTATCGACTACACGAAGCTCCCCGAGATCACGGAGACCGACACCGTCATCGTCGCCGACCCGATGCTCGCGACCGGGTCGACGATGTGTGCCGTGCTGGAGCACGTTCTCGACCAGGGTCCCGAGCCCGAGCACCTGTTCGTCCTCTCCGCCGTCTCCGCCCCCGACGGGCTGGTCCGCGTCGGCGACCAGTTCCCGGAGGCCGACCTCCTCACGGTCTCCATCGACGACCACCTCAACGAGGAGGGGTTCATCGTCCCCGGCCTCGGCGACGCCGGAGACCGCGCGTTCCGAACCAAGTAA
- a CDS encoding excinuclease ABC subunit C, which yields MDASEVRERAETLPREPGVYQFHEGETVLYVGKAVDIRDRVRSYADPRSARVRRMVQRADALEFAVTDTETQALLLEANLIKRHNPRFNVRLKDDKSYPLVQLTDHPIPRIEVTRDPEEGATVFGPFTDKGRVDTVVKALRETYGVRGCSDHKYAGRDRPCLDYEMGLCTAPCTGQIAEGDYRQDVESVVRFFEGETGVLGDPLARAMDEAAAAQEYERAANLRDRLDAVESFHGEGEEAVSGRSDERDVDVLGAALEGDAATVARLHSERGQLVDRTRHSLEAPEGEDRVAEVLAAFLVQYYAERELPDAVLLSERPADDDVLDWLAAEGVSVRVPGTGREAKLVELALKNARSAPTRTDGVAAVGERLGISRPDRIEGFDVSHGQGKHVVGSNVCFVDGSAEKSDYRRKKLTTRNDDYANMRELVRWRAERAVDGYDDRPDPDLLLIDGGDGQLGAARDALREVGWDVPVVALAKDRELVITPDGVLDWPDDDPALHVVQRVRDEAHRFAVQYHQTLRDDVSTVLDEVPGIGPQTRQRLLRRFGSVENVRGASVDDLRDVPGVGAKTAEALRSRL from the coding sequence ATGGATGCGAGCGAGGTCCGTGAACGGGCCGAGACCCTCCCCCGAGAGCCCGGCGTGTACCAGTTCCACGAGGGCGAGACCGTCCTCTACGTGGGGAAAGCGGTGGACATCCGCGACCGGGTTCGGTCGTACGCCGACCCCCGTTCGGCCCGCGTCCGGCGGATGGTCCAACGCGCCGACGCGCTGGAGTTCGCGGTCACCGACACCGAGACGCAGGCGTTGCTGCTCGAGGCGAACCTCATCAAGCGGCACAACCCGCGGTTCAACGTCCGACTCAAGGACGACAAGTCCTACCCCCTCGTCCAGTTGACCGACCACCCGATCCCGCGGATCGAGGTGACGCGCGACCCCGAGGAGGGCGCGACGGTCTTCGGGCCGTTCACCGACAAGGGACGCGTCGACACGGTCGTCAAGGCGCTCCGGGAGACGTACGGCGTCCGCGGTTGCTCGGATCACAAGTACGCCGGCAGGGACCGTCCCTGCCTCGACTACGAGATGGGGCTGTGTACGGCGCCCTGCACGGGGCAGATCGCCGAGGGCGACTATCGACAGGACGTGGAGTCGGTCGTGCGGTTCTTCGAGGGCGAGACCGGCGTGCTCGGGGACCCGCTCGCCCGGGCGATGGACGAGGCGGCGGCGGCCCAGGAGTACGAGCGGGCTGCCAACCTCCGCGACAGACTCGACGCCGTCGAGTCGTTCCACGGCGAGGGGGAGGAGGCCGTCTCGGGGCGGTCGGACGAACGCGACGTCGACGTGCTCGGCGCGGCGCTCGAGGGCGACGCGGCGACGGTCGCTCGCCTCCACAGCGAGCGCGGACAACTCGTCGACCGGACGCGACACTCGCTGGAGGCACCCGAGGGGGAGGACCGGGTAGCCGAGGTGCTCGCGGCGTTCCTGGTCCAGTACTACGCCGAACGCGAACTCCCGGACGCCGTCCTGCTGTCGGAGCGGCCGGCCGACGACGACGTGCTCGACTGGCTCGCCGCCGAGGGCGTGTCGGTTCGCGTGCCCGGGACGGGGAGGGAGGCGAAGCTGGTGGAACTGGCGCTCAAGAACGCCCGCAGCGCGCCGACGCGGACCGACGGCGTCGCGGCGGTCGGGGAGCGACTGGGGATCTCCAGGCCCGACCGCATCGAGGGGTTCGACGTGAGCCACGGCCAGGGGAAGCACGTCGTCGGGTCGAACGTCTGCTTCGTCGACGGGTCGGCGGAGAAGTCCGACTACCGCCGGAAGAAGCTCACCACGCGCAACGACGACTACGCGAACATGCGCGAACTAGTCCGCTGGCGGGCGGAGCGAGCCGTCGACGGGTACGACGACCGCCCCGACCCGGACCTGCTGCTCATCGACGGCGGCGACGGGCAGCTCGGTGCCGCCCGCGACGCGCTCCGGGAGGTCGGCTGGGACGTACCCGTCGTTGCGCTCGCCAAGGACAGGGAGCTGGTGATCACACCCGACGGCGTGCTGGACTGGCCCGACGACGACCCGGCGCTCCACGTCGTCCAGCGCGTGCGCGACGAGGCGCACCGCTTCGCGGTCCAGTACCACCAGACGCTCCGCGACGACGTCTCGACGGTGCTCGACGAGGTGCCCGGGATCGGCCCGCAGACCAGACAGCGCCTCCTCCGGCGGTTCGGCTCGGTCGAGAACGTCCGCGGGGCGAGCGTGGACGACCTCCGGGACGTCCCGGGCGTGGGGGCGAAGACGGCGGAAGCGCTCCGCTCGCGGCTGTAG